The genomic segment AGTTAGTATCTAAAGGAACTATAGAGGAGAAAATCATTTTGCTTCAAGAAGATAAAAAACAACTTATTGACAGTATTTTAACGGGAGAACTTAAAAATAGCGGTTTATTAGGCAGTTTATCAAAGGAAGATTTACAACAATTGTTTGAGAGAGATTAAATAATTGTTGTATAAATATAAAAAGATATTAGTAAGAAATAATTATGTTGAATGAAGAAAATCTGGCTAGATTTTTAATGTTAATTGAAATCTATAAAAATTATATATTTCTATGAGTATAAAATTATCTGAAAAATATTTTCAGATAATTTTATTATTTAAAGGAATATTTGAAAATAAGTACCTGTTTTGAGTGCATGTATATAATTATCAATAGTTATCTACTATAATGTAAATGAACAAAATGTAAATACCAAGTACGAAGCATAAGCGTTTAAAGATTAGGTCATTCTTCTACTTGTCGATGATCTAACTTGTTAAATTCGTTTAAGCGATACTCCATATTTTTTTCATAATCTTTGTTAAAGATACAAGAGAATATGACATCTAAAACATATTGTGTAGCAATATGAGAAGAATAGTGAGAAATTTTCTTTTTTAAATTTTCTTTACTAGAAACAAATATATGATATTTAAATAACTTAGTTAAATAGTTTTCTTGAGCTGAACAGATAACTAAGGTTTCTATTTCCTTACGTTTTAGAACTAAAGCAATTTCTTTAATTTCAGGTGTCTTACCAGAATAAGAAAGGATAATTGCAACTTGCTTATTTTTATTATTGGAAGCGGCAGCACGGTATACTTGGTTCATTGGAATTAGTGAAACATTAACGTATCTACCGATGCTTTGCATTTTATCTTGAAAGTTCAATGCCGTTTGTATATTATTTGTAACGGCATAAACATCGACTATCTCGGCATTATAAATTAAATCAACAGCATCTTCTAGCTGTTCGGAATTAAAGAAGGAAAAAGTGTTGGTTAAGGTATCAATATAAAGTTGCTTAATGTTACTTGCAATTTGAAATTGTGTATCGTCTTTCTTGAAAGGAAAATTTATATCGATATTTCCTGGTTTATTCATCTTGGAGTATAGTTCTTCAACAAACTTAATTTTAAATTCTTTGAAACCAGTTAATCCAATTTTTTTACATAGTCTGTGTAGAGTTGAGATTGATGAAAAAGATACTTTGGCTAATTCATCTAGTGACATACCAGCAACTTGCTCTTGATTTTCCAATATGTAATTTGCAAGTAATTTTTCTGTTTCAGTTAAATTATTCGCATATAAAAGTAAATTATAAATTGTCATCATAATTATCTCCTTAGTGAAGTTTACATTTTTAGATGAATTATTTTATTAATGAATGTCGTCAATAAATAATTAAATTTGTCATTAATACTTTTTAAGGAAAAGTACTATATATGTTGCTAAAATAATTCTTCATCATAATTCTAAAAATATGTAAAAAATTTTAGCCGTAATTATGAAATATGCATTATGAATTACAACATATATATATTTATTTTAGCATTAATAAAAATTATTATCATCAAATTGAACTGAAGAATTATAAACTTAAAATATCAATGGCGTTAGCATATAAATTATATTGTAGAAATTATAACTGGATTTGAGCATGTATTATAAAGATGACTTTTAAAGAGTACAAGCAGTTTATTTTTTATAAAGAAAATTATTAAGTAGAGTATATATTCACACAGAAGATTGATACATTGTTTCATTATTTGGAGAGTTATAATAAAATCAAATCTGCAAGTGACTATAGAAAGTAGTATATATACACAGTCTTAGAAACAGATTGCGTTTTAAATATTTTAGAAAAGTATATATAAAAATGAGCAATATAGGAGGAGGCAAAATTATGGCATATAAACTAATAGCTTGTGATATGGATGAGACATTATTAAATGATAATCATATAATTTGTCAAAGAAATATTGATTTAATAAAAAGAGCCAAGAAAGAGTATGGAGTAAAATTTGTACCAGCTACAGGAAGAGGTTATTCTTCTATTCAGAAGGACTTGAAGATTTTAGACTTATATGATCAGGCTGGGGAATATATTATTTCCTTTAATGGCGGCGCCTTAACAGAAAATAAGGATAACAGGCTACTGCAATTTAAAGGATTAAGGTTCGATAAGATGAAAGAAATTTTTGAGTATGGATTAAATAAGGATGTTTGTATACATGTTTATACAAAAGATAAATTGTATATTTATAATTTATCACAAAGTGAAGAAGAAAGAATTAAAAATCAAAAATTAGAGTGTACTATTATGAAAGAAAACACAGTGAATTTTCTTGAAAAGGAACCAATTGCAAAGATTATATATCAAAATATAGATGTTCAATATCTTATGGGTATTGAGCCAGATATGAGAAGTATTACAGAGGGGTATTGTGCTGTAAGTTATTCGTCAAATCGATATATGGAATTTAATTCATTAGGGGTAGATAAAGGAAGTGGCCTAATTAACCTAGCAAAAATTTTGGATATAGATATTAAAGACACAATTGCTGTAGGAGATAACTACAACGATATGTCTATGTTAAAAGTAGCAGGCCTATCAGTAGCGGCGGGAAATGCAGTTGAAGATGTAAAAAGAGCTTGTGATTATACAACAGAAGCCGATAATAATGAAGGTGTTGTCGCTGAATTAATTGAGAAGTTTATATTGAAGAAATAGTAATAATAGTTGTAATAATATTTTAGGAGGAAATTTAATTATGTTAGCTGATTATCATATGCATACAAGTTTTAGTGATGATTCCACTTATCCTATGGAAGATGAGATCAAAAAAGCGATATCTTTAGGAATTGATGAAATATGCTTTACAGAGCATGTTGATTATGGAGTGAAAGTAGATATAAATTGCGATTATATAGCTTATATAAATGAATTTAATAGATGCAGAGAGAAATAGTTTTAGATATGGGTTAGATGATTTGACACCTTCTAGAGAAATATTAAAGTTATACAGAGAATTAGGAGGAACTATTATTACAATAGGGTCTGATTCGCATAAGGAAGATGATGTAGGATGCAAGATTTCTTATGTAAAAAATGAACTTAAGGAACTCGGATATAAAGAATTTTGTACATATAAGAAAATGGAACCAATCTTTCATTGCTTATGATAATAAATGAACAATTAAAGATATTAGTAAAGTTCAGCGTACACGGACTATAGGTAAATAAGTTCATGTATGCTGTATTTTTACTTAGTTCAATTTATTATTATTTAATTACCAGTAATTGAAAACTGTTTTATCGCTATGAAAATTAATAAAATGGAGTTATTAAAAAAATAATTTTACATATTGCACATAGGTGTTAAAATATAGGAAGATTAGTTTATTTTGAAAGGGATATGAAAAATGATAAGAGAAGCAACGGAAAAGGATTTAGCAGATATTTTAGAGATTTATAATGATGCTATATTAAATACAACAGCGATTTA from the Clostridium beijerinckii genome contains:
- a CDS encoding MurR/RpiR family transcriptional regulator, with the translated sequence MMTIYNLLLYANNLTETEKLLANYILENQEQVAGMSLDELAKVSFSSISTLHRLCKKIGLTGFKEFKIKFVEELYSKMNKPGNIDINFPFKKDDTQFQIASNIKQLYIDTLTNTFSFFNSEQLEDAVDLIYNAEIVDVYAVTNNIQTALNFQDKMQSIGRYVNVSLIPMNQVYRAAASNNKNKQVAIILSYSGKTPEIKEIALVLKRKEIETLVICSAQENYLTKLFKYHIFVSSKENLKKKISHYSSHIATQYVLDVIFSCIFNKDYEKNMEYRLNEFNKLDHRQVEE
- a CDS encoding PHP domain-containing protein — encoded protein: MLADYHMHTSFSDDSTYPMEDEIKKAISLGIDEICFTEHVDYGVKVDINCDYIAYINEFNRCREK
- a CDS encoding Cof-type HAD-IIB family hydrolase gives rise to the protein MAYKLIACDMDETLLNDNHIICQRNIDLIKRAKKEYGVKFVPATGRGYSSIQKDLKILDLYDQAGEYIISFNGGALTENKDNRLLQFKGLRFDKMKEIFEYGLNKDVCIHVYTKDKLYIYNLSQSEEERIKNQKLECTIMKENTVNFLEKEPIAKIIYQNIDVQYLMGIEPDMRSITEGYCAVSYSSNRYMEFNSLGVDKGSGLINLAKILDIDIKDTIAVGDNYNDMSMLKVAGLSVAAGNAVEDVKRACDYTTEADNNEGVVAELIEKFILKK